Proteins from a single region of Lentimicrobium sp. L6:
- a CDS encoding DUF4197 domain-containing protein: MKTIKYLIISISFIFFLNSCDVAQQVMTDYENSNSGTSALTESEVVKGLKRALSIGAESAVKDLGITNAFYGNAAYKILLPKEAQAITQHKDNPMLKAVGIDKLITDAEKSMNKAAEKAVIKAKPIFVNAITNMSIQDAFGILNGGDTAATNYLRKKTYQQLYTQFKPEVGNTLNQPIYQGVSTQKSWNELTGAYNQVAQFVPAWNAVNTDLEDYVTQKALSALFDEVKKEEAKIRKDPAARIDAILKRVFG, from the coding sequence ATGAAAACAATAAAATACCTCATTATAAGCATCAGCTTCATATTCTTTTTAAATTCTTGCGATGTGGCGCAACAAGTAATGACCGACTATGAAAATAGCAATTCAGGCACAAGTGCATTAACAGAAAGTGAAGTGGTAAAAGGTCTTAAAAGAGCCTTAAGTATTGGAGCAGAGTCTGCTGTAAAAGACCTTGGTATTACAAATGCCTTTTATGGTAATGCTGCTTATAAAATCCTACTTCCTAAAGAAGCACAAGCCATCACACAACATAAAGACAATCCCATGCTAAAAGCTGTTGGAATTGACAAGTTGATTACAGATGCCGAAAAGAGCATGAATAAAGCAGCTGAAAAAGCAGTGATAAAAGCCAAGCCTATTTTTGTAAATGCCATTACTAATATGAGTATTCAAGATGCTTTTGGTATATTAAATGGTGGAGATACTGCTGCCACCAACTATCTTCGTAAAAAAACCTATCAGCAATTATACACTCAGTTTAAACCAGAAGTAGGCAACACCCTAAACCAACCTATTTATCAAGGAGTTAGCACTCAAAAGAGTTGGAATGAATTAACAGGTGCTTATAACCAAGTGGCCCAGTTTGTACCTGCTTGGAATGCTGTAAATACAGACTTGGAAGACTATGTGACTCAAAAAGCTCTTTCTGCTTTATTTGATGAAGTAAAAAAAGAGGAGGCTAAAATAAGAAAAGACCCCGCAGCTAGAATCGATGCCATCCTCAAAAGAGTATTTGGTTAA
- a CDS encoding DUF4919 domain-containing protein — protein sequence MIFKLITYFVLVNLFLLKPTINAQNNLFRGVHYQEIEAQIKFADSSFYYPKLWSAFLEGDSNLSLQEKRHLYYGFIFQESYNPYSHPIYMDSISQYYSKSELVKDDFLKIIQYSDSILITLPFEIKSLQAKAFAYYSLFDKENELKVQNQIMMIYDAILSSGDGLAKESAFQILYIAHEYDLIDFLGFKFSGEQSLVEEKYDYLLILPNEFQVEGFYFDASASLNYLLKLYK from the coding sequence ATGATATTCAAGCTAATAACCTATTTCGTACTCGTCAACTTATTTCTTCTCAAACCTACTATTAATGCCCAAAATAATTTATTTAGAGGAGTCCATTATCAAGAAATTGAAGCACAAATAAAATTTGCAGACTCCTCATTTTATTATCCTAAACTTTGGTCAGCATTTTTAGAGGGGGATAGCAATTTGAGCCTACAAGAAAAACGGCATCTTTATTATGGATTTATCTTTCAAGAATCCTACAATCCCTATTCCCATCCCATCTATATGGATAGCATTTCACAGTATTATAGTAAAAGTGAACTTGTCAAAGATGATTTTTTAAAAATCATACAATATTCAGATTCCATATTGATTACTCTTCCTTTTGAGATCAAGAGTTTGCAAGCTAAAGCGTTTGCATACTATAGCCTTTTTGATAAAGAAAATGAGCTCAAGGTGCAAAACCAAATCATGATGATTTACGATGCCATTTTAAGTAGTGGCGATGGATTGGCCAAAGAAAGTGCCTTCCAAATTCTTTATATCGCTCACGAGTACGATTTGATTGACTTCCTAGGATTTAAGTTTAGTGGAGAACAAAGCTTAGTGGAAGAGAAATATGATTACTTGTTGATTTTGCCCAATGAATTCCAAGTAGAAGGCTTCTATTTTGATGCTTCAGCCAGTTTAAATTATTTACTTAAGCTTTATAAATAG
- a CDS encoding DUF3089 domain-containing protein produces the protein MKSFSTKSSKSILALSILLSILYNSNAQETCVYEQDKNWIVKAEQKLQYQADVFYIYPTVYFSSTPDNMKLNDVELREKAKGVYLEQASVFFNSANMFAPYYPQMSIACLTLPKEEHDKYYSIAYSEIKKALLYYLKNLNHGRPFILAGHSQGSILGIDLMKELFNDQELQEQLIAAYLIGYSITAEDLANYPQLKIAQGETDNGVIITYNTQAPNTTGSPVLLATAACVNPLTWTTDNSLAPSSKNLGAVFFDTNHKALPDQVEYTNAQIDLSTGALVVSTPNPDDFYTEGKSFFPKGVYHANDYQFFYRNLEKNAQKRIKAYFLKKQRRKQ, from the coding sequence ATGAAATCCTTTTCTACAAAATCATCCAAATCTATTCTCGCCCTAAGCATATTATTATCCATCCTCTACAATTCAAATGCCCAAGAAACTTGCGTTTATGAGCAAGACAAAAACTGGATTGTAAAAGCAGAACAAAAACTACAATATCAAGCAGATGTTTTTTATATCTATCCCACCGTATATTTCTCATCTACACCAGATAACATGAAACTTAACGATGTCGAACTGAGAGAAAAAGCTAAAGGAGTATATCTAGAGCAAGCTAGCGTATTTTTTAACTCAGCCAATATGTTTGCTCCTTATTATCCTCAGATGAGCATTGCTTGCCTTACTTTGCCTAAAGAAGAACATGATAAATATTATAGCATCGCCTATTCTGAAATAAAGAAAGCCCTATTGTATTATCTAAAAAACCTCAATCACGGCAGACCTTTTATTCTGGCTGGTCATAGCCAAGGAAGCATTTTAGGCATCGATTTAATGAAAGAATTATTCAATGATCAGGAATTACAAGAACAACTCATTGCGGCATATTTAATTGGATATTCAATTACAGCAGAAGATTTAGCAAATTATCCTCAACTCAAAATCGCTCAAGGGGAAACAGATAATGGGGTAATCATCACTTATAATACGCAAGCTCCAAATACTACAGGTTCTCCTGTCTTATTGGCAACAGCAGCTTGTGTGAACCCTTTAACGTGGACAACTGATAATTCCCTAGCGCCGTCAAGTAAAAACCTAGGAGCAGTATTCTTCGATACAAACCATAAAGCACTACCTGATCAAGTTGAGTATACCAATGCTCAAATTGACCTATCAACAGGAGCACTAGTTGTATCCACTCCTAACCCTGATGATTTTTATACGGAAGGAAAATCTTTTTTTCCTAAAGGCGTTTATCATGCCAACGATTATCAGTTCTTTTATAGGAATTTAGAAAAGAATGCTCAAAAGAGAATTAAGGCATACTTTCTAAAAAAACAAAGAAGAAAACAATGA
- a CDS encoding BamA/TamA family outer membrane protein, translated as MNSKLLCLLVLLLILIEIPISKAQTDIIVADSTEKNINFVPIPYLNYDRSMGFSFGALPMMMYKLNKKDTISPSSISGAIGIYSTEKTWFAMVFNKFYFNQDRWRASLFGGRGNINFQFFWDNPLSPGYIDYNTVADIFKVELQRKIVHGLYLGFNYTYMKMETNFDIGEGIKETTFFNGLGGIISYDRRDNVYYPLKGLIVNIKYSTFPSLLDNKFVSDKIEFDYNHFISMKNEKDVIGLRLYGGFGIGDLNFNQQFVVGRNDIRGYTQGKYRGNQMLALQGEYRLNPWKKLGFVGFAGLATVFNAVNESDEGKILPGAGLGFRYMVFPKNKMNVGMDIAIGDGDWGVYFKIGETF; from the coding sequence ATGAATTCAAAATTACTCTGTTTACTCGTTCTTCTTTTAATCCTTATTGAGATTCCAATTTCAAAGGCTCAGACTGATATCATAGTTGCAGACTCCACAGAAAAGAATATTAATTTTGTTCCCATCCCCTATCTCAACTACGATCGTAGCATGGGCTTCTCTTTTGGAGCCCTACCCATGATGATGTATAAGCTTAATAAGAAAGATACTATTTCTCCTTCTTCCATAAGTGGTGCTATTGGAATTTATTCCACTGAAAAGACTTGGTTTGCCATGGTCTTCAATAAGTTCTATTTTAATCAAGATAGATGGAGAGCTTCTCTTTTTGGTGGTAGAGGTAATATCAATTTTCAATTCTTCTGGGATAATCCCTTATCCCCTGGATATATTGATTACAATACTGTTGCAGATATTTTCAAGGTAGAATTGCAAAGAAAAATAGTTCATGGCCTTTATTTGGGTTTTAATTATACCTATATGAAAATGGAAACTAATTTTGATATTGGTGAAGGCATCAAAGAAACCACCTTTTTTAATGGCTTAGGAGGAATTATTTCCTATGACAGAAGAGACAATGTATATTATCCACTTAAGGGTCTGATTGTAAATATCAAATACTCCACCTTTCCTTCTTTATTAGATAACAAATTCGTTTCTGATAAGATAGAATTTGATTATAACCATTTTATTTCCATGAAAAATGAAAAAGATGTGATTGGATTACGCCTCTATGGTGGTTTTGGAATAGGCGATTTAAACTTCAACCAACAATTTGTGGTGGGCAGAAATGATATTAGAGGATACACCCAAGGAAAATATAGAGGAAATCAAATGTTAGCCTTACAGGGAGAATACAGATTAAACCCCTGGAAGAAATTAGGCTTTGTTGGTTTTGCAGGTTTAGCTACGGTTTTTAATGCTGTCAATGAGTCAGACGAGGGTAAAATACTACCTGGTGCAGGTTTGGGTTTCCGCTATATGGTTTTCCCAAAAAACAAGATGAATGTGGGTATGGACATCGCTATTGGCGATGGTGATTGGGGAGTCTATTTTAAAATTGGAGAAACATTTTAA
- a CDS encoding aspartyl protease family protein: protein MKSLQSLSFLISIVLGLSVLNSCAPSWSETFQSGSITKQDFTETINMELIKGVIIIPVEINGKTYRFLFDTGAINSISEEMQEELDFKQVSTGHLKDSDNNRTKVKYVNVDTLSINGIEFYNQTSFVGDFNANPVLRCMKLDGILGSNVMHFCNWTIDYKKEEITLSNEKIEEADKETFTIPFETDKQYSQFIDLKIGDKSINHIKVDYGSNGSLSIPNSAFEKLKEYELIEKTTFETGFSQSGIVGKTLVKKDEITIVDSLYHENLKFRNVLLESGGNGLLGSKIFSNWIVTIDWEDQLLYFRAQEEQKIDQYTFGLGIGYSEKLGAYVQTIIQGSPAEAAGIEPKMKILKIGEISFNEESDFCQYIHYTKKEDTIELEFIDFEGNTHQKTLLKDNYSLK, encoded by the coding sequence ATGAAATCATTACAATCTTTATCATTTTTAATTTCTATTGTCTTAGGTTTATCCGTTCTTAACTCCTGTGCACCTTCTTGGTCGGAGACTTTTCAATCAGGAAGTATCACAAAGCAAGACTTTACAGAGACCATTAATATGGAATTGATAAAGGGCGTTATCATCATTCCCGTAGAAATAAATGGAAAAACCTATCGCTTTTTATTTGATACTGGAGCCATTAATAGCATCTCCGAAGAAATGCAAGAAGAATTGGATTTCAAACAAGTGAGTACGGGTCACCTCAAAGATTCTGATAATAATAGAACCAAAGTAAAATATGTGAATGTGGATACCCTTTCCATAAACGGAATTGAGTTTTATAATCAAACCAGCTTTGTAGGTGATTTTAATGCCAATCCAGTATTAAGATGTATGAAACTTGATGGAATCTTAGGAAGTAATGTGATGCATTTTTGCAATTGGACCATCGATTATAAAAAAGAAGAAATCACCTTAAGTAATGAAAAAATAGAGGAGGCTGATAAAGAAACTTTTACCATTCCATTTGAAACAGATAAGCAATACAGTCAATTTATCGATTTAAAAATCGGTGACAAGAGTATCAATCACATCAAAGTTGATTATGGTTCAAATGGTTCTTTATCAATACCTAATAGTGCTTTTGAAAAACTAAAAGAATACGAACTCATAGAGAAAACCACTTTTGAAACTGGATTTTCACAATCGGGTATTGTGGGTAAGACTTTAGTAAAGAAAGATGAAATCACCATTGTGGACAGCCTATATCATGAAAATTTGAAATTTAGAAATGTTTTATTGGAATCGGGTGGAAATGGACTTTTAGGAAGTAAGATATTCTCCAATTGGATAGTTACCATTGATTGGGAAGATCAGCTACTTTATTTTCGAGCCCAAGAAGAACAAAAGATTGATCAGTACACATTTGGACTTGGCATTGGATATTCAGAGAAGCTAGGCGCTTATGTCCAAACCATTATACAAGGAAGTCCTGCTGAAGCGGCGGGAATAGAACCTAAAATGAAGATTTTGAAAATTGGAGAAATCAGTTTTAATGAAGAATCTGATTTCTGTCAATACATACACTACACCAAAAAAGAGGATACTATAGAACTTGAATTTATTGATTTTGAAGGCAATACTCATCAAAAAACCTTGCTAAAGGATAATTATTCTTTGAAATAG
- the lysA gene encoding diaminopimelate decarboxylase: MFTIQELQLFKDQATPFYYYDMELLKQTLESLKEASQKHNYHVHYAFKANTNNEILELIQSYGFGADCVSGNEVSKAIATNFPSSKIAFAGVGKSDAEINTALDHDIFCFNCESLPEMEVINELAEKKNKIASIALRINPNVNAKTHHYITTGLEENKFGINRWELEDVILRLKDLKHLKLIGLHFHIGSQIRDLSAFRSLCLRVNEIQQWFYSNHIIVDHINVGGGLGIDYENPDENAIPDFQSFFQLFHELLELRPKQELHFELGRAITAQCGTLISKVLYIKKGIKTNFAIIDAGMTELIRPALYQAYHKVENITTFETETEKYDVVGPICESSDCFGKAIVLPKTKRGDLMAIRSTGAYGEVLSSFYNLRDKAKSIYSSNLNK; the protein is encoded by the coding sequence ATGTTTACTATACAAGAACTACAATTATTTAAAGACCAAGCTACTCCATTTTACTATTATGACATGGAATTGCTCAAACAAACCTTGGAATCCCTAAAAGAAGCTTCTCAAAAACATAATTATCATGTGCATTATGCTTTTAAAGCAAATACCAATAATGAAATCTTAGAACTCATACAAAGTTATGGTTTTGGAGCTGATTGTGTGAGTGGAAATGAGGTTTCAAAGGCTATTGCTACAAACTTCCCCTCCTCTAAAATTGCTTTTGCTGGAGTTGGAAAATCGGATGCAGAGATCAATACTGCTCTCGATCATGATATATTTTGCTTCAATTGTGAATCTTTACCCGAAATGGAAGTGATTAATGAATTGGCTGAGAAGAAAAACAAAATTGCATCTATAGCCCTAAGAATCAACCCAAATGTAAATGCCAAGACCCATCATTATATCACCACTGGTTTAGAGGAAAATAAATTCGGAATCAATCGTTGGGAATTAGAGGATGTTATTTTAAGATTAAAAGACTTGAAGCATTTAAAGCTAATTGGCTTGCATTTTCACATAGGATCTCAAATCAGAGATCTAAGTGCCTTTAGAAGCTTGTGTTTACGGGTTAATGAGATTCAGCAATGGTTTTACTCTAATCACATTATAGTGGACCACATCAATGTAGGAGGAGGATTGGGAATTGATTATGAGAATCCTGATGAAAATGCCATTCCTGATTTCCAGAGCTTTTTCCAACTCTTTCACGAACTGCTAGAACTTCGCCCAAAGCAAGAATTACACTTTGAATTAGGTAGAGCAATCACTGCACAGTGTGGAACACTCATTTCTAAAGTACTCTACATTAAGAAAGGCATAAAAACCAACTTCGCAATTATTGATGCAGGTATGACAGAACTCATTCGACCTGCACTTTATCAGGCTTATCATAAAGTGGAAAATATCACAACTTTTGAAACCGAAACAGAAAAGTATGATGTAGTCGGTCCCATTTGTGAATCATCTGATTGCTTCGGTAAAGCCATTGTTTTGCCAAAAACTAAACGAGGTGATCTGATGGCTATTCGAAGTACTGGAGCTTATGGAGAAGTACTATCTTCTTTTTATAACCTTAGGGACAAAGCTAAAAGTATTTATTCAAGTAATCTTAATAAATAA
- a CDS encoding aspartate kinase, producing the protein MIVLKFGGTSVGSPERIKELASLIQIPGKKIIVLSAMSGTTNSLVEIIKSLYKKDHKQANKQISALEDQYKKHVIELFSSKEYHEIGQELLKSHFKHLRSFTEDMFTLFEEKSVLAQGELLSTSLLYFYLKEQNIGSHLLSALDFMRINKEGEPDLNYIKENLQQMLNSYGHHDIIITQGYICRNTYGEIDNLKRGGSDYSASLIGAAIGADEIQIWTDIDGMHNNDPRYVENTQALTHLSFDEAAELAYFGAKILHPSSVLPAKKANIPVRLKNTMEPKAHGTLISSNITGEGIKSIAAKDGITAIKIKSGRMLLAYGFLRKVFEIFETYKTPIDMITTSEVAVSVTIDDISKIKEIVKELEKYGMVEVETDLSIICVVGDFIAESKGYAVRIFDALRHIPIRMISYGGSRHNVSLLVQTTHKTDSLVSLHQKLF; encoded by the coding sequence ATGATTGTATTAAAATTTGGAGGAACCTCTGTAGGTTCACCAGAACGAATAAAAGAGCTTGCTTCTTTAATTCAGATTCCTGGAAAGAAAATCATTGTTTTGTCTGCCATGTCGGGCACAACTAATAGCTTAGTCGAAATTATTAAATCCTTGTATAAAAAGGACCATAAACAGGCAAATAAACAGATTTCTGCTCTTGAAGATCAATACAAGAAACATGTAATAGAACTCTTTTCTAGTAAAGAATACCATGAAATTGGTCAAGAACTATTAAAATCTCATTTTAAGCACCTTCGTTCGTTTACTGAAGATATGTTTACCCTCTTTGAAGAAAAATCCGTTTTAGCCCAAGGGGAATTATTATCTACTTCTCTTTTATACTTCTACTTAAAAGAACAAAATATAGGTAGTCACTTGTTGTCTGCTTTAGATTTCATGCGCATTAATAAAGAAGGTGAACCAGATTTGAATTATATAAAAGAAAACCTTCAACAGATGTTAAACAGCTATGGTCATCATGATATTATCATCACCCAAGGATATATCTGTAGAAATACCTATGGAGAAATTGATAATCTAAAAAGAGGAGGAAGCGATTATTCAGCATCCTTAATTGGAGCTGCTATAGGTGCCGATGAGATTCAAATTTGGACCGATATTGATGGCATGCACAATAACGATCCTAGATATGTTGAAAACACACAAGCCCTCACCCACTTATCCTTTGATGAAGCAGCGGAATTGGCTTATTTTGGAGCTAAAATATTACACCCATCGTCTGTACTTCCAGCTAAGAAAGCGAATATTCCCGTCCGACTAAAAAACACCATGGAACCCAAAGCTCATGGCACTCTAATCTCCAGCAATATCACTGGGGAGGGCATTAAATCAATAGCTGCTAAAGATGGTATTACAGCCATTAAGATCAAAAGTGGCAGAATGCTTTTGGCTTATGGTTTCCTAAGAAAAGTATTTGAGATTTTTGAGACTTACAAGACACCTATCGATATGATTACCACTTCGGAAGTAGCTGTTTCCGTAACCATTGATGATATCTCAAAAATAAAAGAAATAGTAAAAGAGTTAGAGAAATATGGAATGGTAGAAGTAGAAACCGACCTAAGTATTATTTGTGTAGTAGGCGATTTTATAGCTGAAAGCAAAGGATATGCCGTCAGAATCTTCGATGCCCTAAGACATATCCCTATCCGTATGATTTCCTATGGTGGAAGTCGTCATAATGTATCGCTATTGGTACAAACTACTCATAAAACAGATTCATTGGTCTCACTCCACCAAAAATTATTCTAA